The genomic stretch ATCTTTTACAGGATCTTCTACAATAAACGCTTTTCAAAAATTAGTAAAACACTTTCAGCTAAATGAAAATCCAGAAGATTTGGTTTTAGATAAACGCAGGCGATACGTTAACTTTTTCGAAAACGACCCGCACTTGCATTTGGTTGCCGGTGTAGAAGATTTAATAAAATACCTCTACCAGAAAAACATCACATTGGTACTCGCCTCTTCTTCTGCCATGATTAACATCAATCGTGTTTTTGATCGTTTTAATTTACATCAATATTTTGCGGCTAAAATTAGTGGCGCAGATTTAAAGGAATCGAAACCAAACCCAGAAATTTTTAACAAAGCAGCTGTTTTAGGAAATACACCCAAAGAAAACTGTGTGGTTATTGAAGATTCTGACAATGGTGTTAAAGCTGCTAATGATGCCAATATCTTTGTTTTTGGGTATGCTAATATTTTATCCGAAGGACAAACATTAGCAAATGCCGATGCGGTTATTAAAGATTTTAAAGATTTAAAATCGATACTATAACTTTTTGTAAATAGCACTCTATAAGGTACAGTATTTACAAACTGTACTTTTTTTGTATCTTAGAGATTCTACGTTTTTTAAAATACTTTTAAAACCAAGCTTATGAATCTCGAAAACAATAAAAAAAATGCCATTGCATTTTATAAAATGGCTTACGAAGGCAATCCAGAAAAGGCTGTAGCCTTGTATGTTGGTGACACCTATATTCAGCACAACCCTTTGGTAGCAGATGCCCCGCAAGCATTTATCGATTATTTTACTAGAATGCACAAAGAGTATCAAGACAAGTCTATTCAGTTTGTAAGAACAATTGCAGAAGGCGATTTGGTGGCACTACACACACATCAAATTTGGCCAGGAAATGACCAATATGTTACTATGGATTTCTTTAGATTTACAGATGATGGTAAAATTGTTGAGCATTGGGATAGCATACAGCAAGTGCCTAAAACATCTGCCAACAATAATACGATGTACTAATTTTTACACTAAAGAACAGCATACGAATCAGTTAAAAAACAATTACGAATTCTTTAGAAAGCTTTCCAAAAATTAGAATAGCAATTCATGTGAATTTAATGTAATGTTTCTTTTAACTTATGTACTAAGTAGGTAGCAATGCACTATAATTTTAGTAAATTTCACAAAACAATTAAACAAAGACCCCATTATAATTAATGCAGCTAAAAGAAAACTATAAAAAAATTAGAACTGCTACGATAGCCTTTTGCAATCATTTAGAAATAGAAGATTTTGCCATACAAGTGGCAAAATTTGCGAGTCCTGCAAAATGGCATTTGGCACATACTACTTGGTTTTTCGAAACCTTTATCTTAAAAGAAATAGATAAAAACTACCTAGAGTTTGATGCTAATTTTAACTACTTATTTAATAGTTATTACAACAATGTTGGTAGCAGAGTTTTGCAAAACAACAGAGGTAACATGTCTAGACCTAGCACAAATACTATTTTCGAATACAGAAAGCATGTAGATGCTAAAATGCTAGCAGTAATAGATCGCATTACAGATCAAAAAATTATCGATTTAATTGTTTTAGGTTTACAACACGAGCAACAACATCAAGAATTATTGGTTACTGATGTAAAATATATGTTGGGGCACAACCCTTTACTACCAACCTTTGCAGATACATACAATTTGGTTGCCCATAAAAACACAGCGCATACAAGTATTAAAACTGCCGCAGGTGTGTATACTATTGGGCATCAAGAAAAAGGGTTTTGTTATGATAATGAACTCGGCGTGCATAAAGTATATGTAGCAGATTTTGAAATAGACAATTACCTAGTAACTAATAGAGATTTTATAGATTTTATAGAGGCTGGCGGTTATA from Polaribacter marinaquae encodes the following:
- a CDS encoding HAD family hydrolase; translated protein: MKLPSQIKCVIFDMDGVIIDSEEIHKKAYYETFNSLNLTVSDALYKSFTGSSTINAFQKLVKHFQLNENPEDLVLDKRRRYVNFFENDPHLHLVAGVEDLIKYLYQKNITLVLASSSAMININRVFDRFNLHQYFAAKISGADLKESKPNPEIFNKAAVLGNTPKENCVVIEDSDNGVKAANDANIFVFGYANILSEGQTLANADAVIKDFKDLKSIL
- a CDS encoding nuclear transport factor 2 family protein, which produces MNLENNKKNAIAFYKMAYEGNPEKAVALYVGDTYIQHNPLVADAPQAFIDYFTRMHKEYQDKSIQFVRTIAEGDLVALHTHQIWPGNDQYVTMDFFRFTDDGKIVEHWDSIQQVPKTSANNNTMY
- the egtB gene encoding ergothioneine biosynthesis protein EgtB, with amino-acid sequence MQLKENYKKIRTATIAFCNHLEIEDFAIQVAKFASPAKWHLAHTTWFFETFILKEIDKNYLEFDANFNYLFNSYYNNVGSRVLQNNRGNMSRPSTNTIFEYRKHVDAKMLAVIDRITDQKIIDLIVLGLQHEQQHQELLVTDVKYMLGHNPLLPTFADTYNLVAHKNTAHTSIKTAAGVYTIGHQEKGFCYDNELGVHKVYVADFEIDNYLVTNRDFIDFIEAGGYTDFNLWLDEGWSWIQDQKINAPMYWHKINNQWHYYTLAGLQKIDLDAVLCHISYFEANAFATFKNKRLPTEFEWEIAAKKLDWGLRWEWTNSAYLPYPGFVTANGAVGEYNGKFMSNKMVLRGASTATSANHSRHTYRNFFSATDRWQFTGIRLVK